In the Paenibacillus sp. FSL H7-0357 genome, one interval contains:
- the uxaC gene encoding glucuronate isomerase — MKPFIHEDFLLQSEEARILYHEYAEALPIIDYHCHLDPKAIADNKRFNNIAEVWLGGDHYKWRALRTFGIEERYITGNASDEEKFAKWSEVLPYTVGNPLYHWSALELKAYFGVEEQLSQDNWRKIYDHCNTLIAQDGFTARGLITRSRVKWICTTDDPVDDLRYHEQIAGDKEFKTGVTPTFRPDKALLIEAESFPGYVANLEQTVGYAITSYELMERALLERIEYFDQQGCMISDHGFSHLPYAEAPPSVLETIFSKRLSGETLSRLECDQYATALFLAMGRKYAAHDWAMQLHIGAIRNPNTRMFRELGPDTGFDIIGDRSYADNLYKLLDGLDRTGELPRTILYNLNAVQNDVLAAMAGSFQGEGVKGKIQFGSGWWYNDQKDGMIKQITSLSNLGLLSCFVGMLTDSRSFLSYTRHEYFRRILCNHIGGWVTSGEAPRDLSFLGGIVQDICYHNANRYFQLT, encoded by the coding sequence ATGAAGCCTTTTATTCATGAGGATTTTCTGTTGCAGTCAGAGGAGGCCCGGATACTCTATCATGAGTATGCGGAAGCTCTGCCTATTATCGACTATCATTGCCATCTGGACCCGAAAGCCATTGCCGACAATAAACGTTTCAATAATATTGCCGAGGTCTGGCTGGGTGGAGACCACTATAAATGGCGTGCGCTGAGAACATTCGGGATCGAAGAGAGATATATTACCGGCAATGCCTCTGATGAAGAAAAGTTTGCCAAGTGGAGCGAGGTGCTTCCCTATACTGTCGGCAACCCGCTGTACCATTGGTCGGCGCTGGAGCTGAAAGCTTACTTTGGCGTAGAGGAGCAGCTGAGTCAGGACAACTGGCGGAAGATCTATGACCACTGCAACACCTTGATTGCCCAGGACGGCTTCACGGCCCGGGGGCTGATTACCCGTTCCAGGGTGAAATGGATCTGCACGACGGATGATCCGGTGGATGATCTGCGGTACCATGAGCAGATTGCCGGAGACAAAGAGTTCAAGACCGGGGTGACGCCGACCTTCCGGCCGGATAAGGCACTGCTGATTGAAGCGGAGTCCTTTCCGGGTTATGTAGCAAACCTGGAGCAGACCGTAGGGTATGCCATCACCTCCTATGAACTGATGGAACGCGCGCTGCTGGAGCGAATTGAATACTTTGACCAGCAGGGCTGTATGATCTCTGACCATGGCTTCTCACACCTTCCTTATGCTGAGGCGCCGCCATCTGTACTGGAGACGATCTTCAGCAAGCGGCTGAGCGGCGAGACCTTGAGCAGACTGGAATGCGATCAGTACGCAACAGCGTTGTTCTTAGCCATGGGCCGCAAATATGCCGCCCACGACTGGGCGATGCAGCTGCATATCGGTGCGATCCGCAATCCGAACACACGGATGTTCCGGGAGCTTGGTCCGGACACGGGCTTCGACATCATCGGTGACCGCAGCTACGCGGACAACTTATACAAGCTGCTCGACGGGCTGGACCGGACCGGCGAGCTTCCCCGGACCATTCTCTACAATTTGAATGCAGTGCAGAATGATGTGCTGGCTGCGATGGCGGGGTCTTTCCAAGGCGAAGGAGTCAAAGGGAAGATTCAATTCGGCTCCGGCTGGTGGTACAACGACCAGAAGGACGGAATGATCAAACAAATTACTTCCTTATCCAATCTGGGGCTGCTCAGCTGCTTTGTAGGGATGCTGACAGACTCGAGGTCTTTCCTGTCCTATACACGTCATGAGTATTTCCGCCGGATTCTGTGCAACCATATCGGCGGCTGGGTGACCAGCGGGGAGGCCCCGCGGGATCTTTCATTCCTTGGAGGCATCGTTCAGGATATTTGCTACCATAATGCCAACCGCTATTTTCAATTAACCTGA
- a CDS encoding LCP family protein: protein MQERSKRRKAQRSKSRNRKTLLSVTAVLGTCLIAGAVYAGTLYYKAERALDRISASGTTPSETASPASPMPGASAEADAADAVDENKPLTFLLAGVDNRSGSGGTLNTDVLMPVVYEPVSKKLSILSIPRDMKITSSDIGTHKANYYYAYYYSHNKGEVLSKTKEFYSSILQVDIDHMILVNFEAFSSIVDELGGLDIDVPMNMRYVDNADGTNINLTKGMQHLSGKEVLDFVRYRKSNRGTAESSDISRNERQQEVLNLILGKLDSVNGLAQLGDIIDILGENIRTDIDKVQLRDWILNYKSMKPSSSELITLDSVWKSPYVYAKEEDLLVKLQKFREPLGLPALDKQQLLHDFGITD, encoded by the coding sequence ATGCAAGAACGAAGCAAGAGAAGGAAAGCGCAGCGCAGCAAATCACGTAACCGCAAAACGCTGCTTAGTGTAACCGCTGTGCTGGGTACGTGTCTGATCGCTGGAGCTGTTTATGCAGGAACTTTGTATTATAAGGCTGAACGGGCACTTGACCGGATTTCGGCATCGGGAACGACTCCCAGTGAAACGGCAAGTCCTGCATCGCCTATGCCTGGAGCTTCGGCCGAGGCTGATGCTGCGGATGCCGTGGATGAGAATAAACCGCTCACGTTCTTACTCGCTGGTGTGGACAACCGGAGTGGCAGCGGAGGGACGCTGAATACGGATGTGCTGATGCCGGTGGTCTATGAGCCTGTGAGCAAAAAGCTGTCCATCCTGTCCATCCCCCGTGACATGAAGATCACAAGCAGTGATATCGGCACGCATAAGGCCAATTATTATTACGCTTATTATTACTCACATAACAAAGGTGAGGTTCTAAGCAAGACCAAGGAGTTCTACAGCAGCATTCTGCAGGTCGACATTGACCATATGATTCTGGTTAATTTTGAGGCGTTCAGCAGCATAGTGGATGAGCTTGGCGGACTGGATATCGATGTGCCGATGAATATGCGCTATGTGGATAATGCGGACGGAACGAACATTAATCTGACTAAAGGGATGCAGCATTTAAGCGGCAAGGAAGTGCTGGATTTCGTCCGTTACCGCAAGTCGAACCGGGGAACGGCAGAATCCTCAGATATATCCCGCAATGAGCGGCAGCAGGAGGTCTTGAACCTGATTCTGGGCAAGCTGGATTCTGTTAACGGGCTCGCTCAGCTGGGGGATATCATCGACATCCTGGGGGAGAATATCCGCACCGATATCGACAAAGTTCAGCTCCGTGACTGGATTCTGAATTATAAATCCATGAAGCCTTCATCCAGTGAGCTGATTACACTGGATTCGGTCTGGAAGAGCCCTTATGTCTATGCCAAAGAAGAGGATCTGCTGGTGAAGCTGCAGAAATTTCGCGAACCGCTGGGTCTGCCTGCGCTCGACAAGCAGCAGCTGCTTCATGATTTTGGAATTACGGATTAG
- a CDS encoding serine hydrolase domain-containing protein, with translation MQRNYWPTSEWLQAPDPATLRKDAEKLTALDPIIKSEYSNINGIVVVRNGYMAYENYYNGYGPEDTHHVASVTKSVISALVGIAIDAGYIRNVDQKVLDFFPEYAQGAADKQKQEVSIRHLLTMTAPYSFEDWQEPLDKMCMQPDWVKYTLDILGQQGSIGTFKYSTAGAHLLSAILTRSTGKSAREFANECLFKPIGMKEIPDYKMKSFGFEDLFGENVRGWVADPNGNSTGGWGLTLSPRDMARFGLLYLNGGIWDEHEVVSGAWTRESTAMNPNKYGYLWWLRQEDGISAYLAMGDGGNVICCIPEKDLVVAIASEFMMNPRDRWTLINYFIGK, from the coding sequence ATGCAAAGAAACTACTGGCCCACTTCAGAATGGCTGCAAGCCCCAGACCCGGCAACCTTGAGGAAGGATGCTGAGAAGCTTACAGCGCTTGATCCAATCATTAAATCGGAGTACAGCAATATAAACGGTATTGTTGTTGTGAGAAACGGATACATGGCTTATGAAAACTATTATAACGGCTATGGCCCGGAGGATACGCACCATGTAGCCTCTGTAACGAAAAGTGTCATATCTGCTCTCGTTGGCATTGCCATAGATGCAGGATATATTCGCAATGTAGACCAGAAGGTGCTCGATTTTTTCCCCGAATATGCTCAAGGTGCGGCTGATAAGCAGAAACAAGAAGTCAGTATACGCCATCTACTCACGATGACAGCTCCCTATTCATTTGAGGACTGGCAAGAACCGCTCGACAAGATGTGCATGCAGCCTGACTGGGTAAAATACACTTTGGATATTCTCGGCCAACAAGGTAGTATTGGAACCTTTAAGTACTCCACCGCAGGGGCGCATCTGCTTTCCGCCATCCTCACCCGCAGCACAGGGAAAAGTGCCCGTGAGTTTGCCAACGAATGTTTATTTAAACCCATCGGGATGAAAGAAATTCCGGATTATAAAATGAAATCGTTCGGCTTTGAGGATCTATTTGGGGAAAATGTGAGGGGATGGGTTGCAGATCCGAACGGTAACTCCACAGGAGGATGGGGACTTACACTAAGTCCCCGTGATATGGCACGTTTTGGTCTCCTATATCTGAACGGTGGCATTTGGGACGAACATGAGGTTGTTTCGGGTGCATGGACCCGCGAATCCACAGCAATGAACCCTAATAAGTACGGCTACCTATGGTGGTTACGCCAAGAGGATGGAATTTCTGCATACTTAGCAATGGGAGATGGCGGCAATGTCATTTGCTGTATTCCAGAAAAAGATCTAGTCGTAGCCATCGCATCAGAATTCATGATGAATCCCCGGGATAGATGGACACTGATTAATTATTTTATCGGAAAATAA
- the uxuA gene encoding mannonate dehydratase, whose product MNMTWRWYGEGNDNITLDHIRQIPGVMGIVWSLHDKVAGEVWEMERIQEVADQITAKGFSTAVVESVNVHDDIKIGLPSRDKYIDIYIDTIRKLSKVGVKVICYNFMPVFDWTRTELYKELPDGSNALFYEKAAITDNPREMVDRILKGAGQFTMPGWEPERLAKLDELFAAYADVTEDKLFENLKYFLERIIPVCEEVDIKMAIHPDDPAWPIFGLPRIIRNREMIRRFLDLVDSPYNGLTFCTGSLGTNPENDLPAMIREFHDRIHFAHIRNVKVFENGDFIEVSHRGRDGSVDVAEVVKAYHENGYTGYVRPDHGRHLWGEEKNCRPGYGLYDRAMGIMYLLGVWDSLDNVKGAN is encoded by the coding sequence ATGAACATGACGTGGAGATGGTATGGTGAAGGCAATGACAACATTACGCTTGACCATATCCGGCAGATTCCGGGGGTTATGGGTATCGTCTGGTCTTTGCACGATAAAGTAGCCGGTGAAGTGTGGGAAATGGAACGGATCCAGGAAGTGGCGGATCAAATCACTGCCAAAGGCTTCAGCACAGCTGTGGTGGAGAGCGTCAACGTTCATGATGATATCAAAATCGGTCTTCCGTCCCGTGATAAATATATCGATATTTATATCGACACGATCCGCAAATTGTCCAAAGTGGGCGTAAAAGTCATCTGCTATAATTTCATGCCTGTATTCGACTGGACCCGCACGGAGCTGTACAAGGAACTGCCGGACGGCTCCAATGCCCTCTTTTATGAAAAGGCTGCCATTACCGATAATCCGCGTGAGATGGTGGACCGGATTCTGAAAGGCGCCGGACAATTCACAATGCCAGGCTGGGAGCCTGAGCGGCTGGCGAAGCTGGATGAGCTGTTCGCAGCCTATGCAGATGTGACCGAAGATAAACTGTTCGAGAACCTCAAATACTTCCTGGAACGCATTATTCCAGTATGCGAGGAAGTAGACATCAAGATGGCGATCCATCCCGACGATCCGGCCTGGCCGATCTTTGGCCTGCCGCGCATTATCCGCAACCGGGAAATGATCCGCAGGTTCCTGGATTTGGTGGACAGTCCCTACAACGGTCTCACCTTCTGCACAGGATCGCTGGGCACGAATCCGGAGAACGACCTGCCGGCGATGATCCGCGAGTTCCATGACCGTATTCATTTTGCCCATATCCGCAACGTGAAGGTGTTTGAGAACGGTGACTTTATAGAGGTGTCGCACCGCGGGCGTGATGGCAGTGTGGATGTGGCTGAAGTCGTCAAAGCCTATCACGAGAATGGATATACCGGTTATGTGCGTCCGGACCACGGGCGGCATCTATGGGGCGAAGAGAAGAACTGCCGTCCGGGTTACGGCCTATATGACAGAGCCATGGGCATCATGTATCTCCTTGGCGTATGGGACAGTCTTGACAATGTCAAGGGGGCGAACTAA
- a CDS encoding mannitol dehydrogenase family protein has product MLRLSRSSISDEAAWKAAGVELPRFDFDQVAKNTQAKPEWVHFGAGNIFRGFVANAHQKLLDSAKADTGIIAAETFDFEMIDKVYKPYDNLTLLVLMNARGDFQKKIVSSIVEGIAADKNREADYRRLTEVFENPSLQMASFTITEKGYSLTGPNGQYLGIVEKDIAGGPEQPVHAMSIVASLAYRRYLKGQYPMTFVSMDNCSHNGDKLKNGVVTIAKEWAGKGLVEEGFVTYLEDERLIAFPLSMIDKITPRPSETVQAALLEQGIGDMDVIVTSKNTYTAPFVNAEISEYLVIEDKFTNGRPALEEAGIIFTDRDTVNNVETMKVTTCLNPLHTALAVSGCLLGYTLIADEMKDDTLRKFVEIIGYKEGLPVVVDPGILSPKQFLDEVLTERFANPFIPDTPQRIATDTSQKVGIRFGETIKSYIRREDLDPAQLTAIPLAIAVWCRYLLGVDDEGKPFTLSPDPLLEVLQGHLQGVSLGATAVNVRPILEDGQLFGVRLYDIGLGEKIEGMFLEMLAGPGAVRSTLEKYLK; this is encoded by the coding sequence ATGCTGCGCTTAAGCCGAAGCAGTATCTCTGATGAAGCAGCCTGGAAGGCTGCGGGTGTAGAGCTTCCGCGCTTTGACTTTGATCAAGTGGCGAAGAATACACAGGCGAAGCCGGAATGGGTTCATTTCGGTGCAGGCAACATCTTCCGCGGATTCGTGGCGAATGCCCACCAGAAGCTGCTGGACAGCGCCAAAGCGGACACCGGGATCATCGCGGCGGAAACGTTCGATTTTGAGATGATCGATAAGGTCTACAAGCCATACGACAATCTGACACTGCTCGTGCTGATGAACGCACGCGGTGATTTCCAGAAAAAGATCGTCAGCAGCATTGTTGAGGGAATCGCAGCTGACAAGAACCGTGAAGCGGATTACCGCCGTCTGACGGAGGTGTTCGAGAATCCCAGCCTGCAGATGGCCAGCTTCACCATTACGGAGAAGGGTTACTCACTGACAGGCCCGAACGGACAGTATCTCGGCATCGTGGAAAAGGATATCGCAGGCGGGCCGGAGCAGCCGGTGCATGCGATGAGCATCGTGGCTTCCCTGGCCTACCGTCGCTACCTGAAGGGCCAATACCCGATGACCTTTGTCAGCATGGACAACTGCTCCCACAATGGCGATAAGCTGAAGAACGGTGTCGTGACCATTGCCAAAGAGTGGGCCGGCAAGGGACTTGTCGAAGAAGGATTTGTGACTTATCTGGAGGACGAGCGGTTAATCGCCTTCCCGCTGTCCATGATCGACAAAATTACGCCGCGCCCGTCCGAAACGGTCCAAGCGGCGCTGCTGGAACAGGGAATCGGCGATATGGATGTCATCGTCACTTCCAAGAATACCTATACAGCCCCATTCGTAAACGCGGAGATCAGCGAATATCTGGTGATTGAAGACAAGTTCACGAATGGCCGTCCGGCGCTGGAGGAAGCAGGGATTATCTTTACCGACCGCGATACAGTCAACAACGTGGAGACGATGAAGGTAACAACCTGCCTCAATCCGCTGCATACCGCGCTTGCCGTATCCGGCTGTCTGCTTGGCTACACCCTGATTGCCGATGAGATGAAGGATGATACGCTGCGTAAATTCGTGGAAATCATCGGCTACAAAGAGGGATTGCCGGTCGTTGTGGATCCGGGGATTCTCAGTCCAAAGCAGTTCCTGGACGAAGTATTGACAGAACGCTTCGCCAATCCGTTTATCCCTGATACCCCGCAGCGGATCGCGACCGACACCTCACAGAAGGTGGGCATACGGTTCGGAGAAACCATTAAATCGTATATCCGCCGGGAGGATCTTGATCCGGCGCAGCTGACAGCCATCCCGCTGGCGATTGCCGTCTGGTGCCGCTATCTGCTTGGAGTAGATGATGAAGGCAAACCTTTCACATTGAGTCCGGACCCGCTGCTTGAGGTACTGCAAGGACATTTGCAGGGAGTTTCACTCGGAGCTACCGCGGTAAATGTGCGGCCAATTCTTGAAGACGGGCAGCTCTTTGGTGTTCGGCTCTATGACATCGGCCTTGGGGAGAAGATTGAGGGTATGTTCCTTGAAATGCTGGCCGGCCCGGGAGCTGTGCGGAGCACATTGGAGAAATACCTGAAATAA
- a CDS encoding MerR family transcriptional regulator — MLSIGDFSKICEVSTKTLRYYDEMGLIKPDEINPENGYRYYSIRQLKKMLFINRLKSYHFSLEEIKALLDWEEDQSDEKLRSALDRKKREIEDKLKAFEQTLQQISNDILNVEKGLPIMSYMDDIEVQLVETRPINMLYMRQMMSRDDYAFGYGKYFSRLYEKIATEKLTSLGTPMTIYHSAEYNPASNDIEFAIPVKETVNGTRNLPGGLCAKSVLKGSYSELTSVYAKLREWIENEGYVMVKSPYEIYVTDPYQGTGPEDHVTEIYFPVKKI; from the coding sequence TTGCTTTCGATTGGAGACTTCTCGAAGATATGCGAAGTATCTACAAAAACGCTCCGATATTATGATGAAATGGGATTAATTAAACCTGATGAGATTAATCCGGAAAATGGCTATAGGTATTATTCTATCAGGCAGCTTAAAAAGATGCTCTTTATCAACCGTTTGAAATCCTATCATTTTTCACTGGAAGAAATCAAAGCTCTTCTGGACTGGGAAGAGGATCAATCCGATGAGAAGCTTCGTTCTGCCCTGGATCGCAAGAAAAGAGAAATAGAGGACAAGCTGAAAGCTTTTGAACAAACACTGCAACAAATAAGCAACGATATTTTAAATGTAGAGAAGGGCCTGCCGATTATGTCCTATATGGACGATATTGAAGTGCAACTTGTTGAAACCCGGCCAATAAATATGCTTTATATGCGTCAGATGATGAGCAGGGATGACTATGCTTTTGGATACGGAAAGTATTTTAGCAGGTTATATGAGAAGATTGCGACTGAAAAACTCACCTCGCTGGGTACACCAATGACAATTTATCACAGCGCTGAATACAATCCGGCCAGCAATGATATCGAGTTTGCCATCCCGGTAAAAGAAACGGTAAACGGAACGCGTAATCTGCCTGGAGGCCTGTGTGCGAAGTCTGTTTTAAAGGGATCATATTCGGAATTGACTTCGGTCTATGCCAAGCTGAGGGAATGGATAGAGAATGAGGGCTATGTAATGGTGAAATCACCCTATGAAATTTATGTAACCGACCCTTATCAAGGCACCGGTCCTGAGGATCACGTTACCGAGATATATTTTCCTGTAAAGAAAATTTAA
- a CDS encoding Gfo/Idh/MocA family protein, with the protein MKKIKVAVFGCGAIAERRHIPEYAASEHVELVAFADPIIERAEKMAETYGGKGYASYEELLANEEVDAVSVCTPNYLHASLAIAAANAGKHVLVEKPMACSAEEGEQMIEAARKNGVYLMVGHNQRLMPPHVKAKEILDSGKLGRVLTFRTSFGHPGPEGWSVDGADSWFFRKEEAIMGAMGDLGVHKSDFIRYLLNDEVSEVAGFISTLHKEGTEVDDNAACILRMKSGAIGTLVASWTQYRGGDNSTVLWCEHGVMKIGTVEGDEVIVELTNGTVETYKVGAMATNEKQVPSGVIDDFVKSIVTNTPPAISGEEGLRSLKVILAAFESQKTGQMVKL; encoded by the coding sequence ATGAAAAAAATCAAAGTTGCTGTATTCGGCTGCGGCGCCATCGCCGAGCGCAGACATATTCCAGAGTATGCAGCGAGTGAACACGTAGAGCTGGTTGCTTTTGCAGATCCTATCATTGAGCGCGCCGAGAAGATGGCCGAAACCTATGGCGGCAAAGGTTATGCCAGCTACGAGGAATTACTGGCTAATGAAGAAGTGGATGCGGTCAGCGTATGTACACCGAACTATCTGCATGCTTCATTGGCTATTGCGGCTGCCAATGCAGGCAAACATGTTCTGGTGGAAAAACCCATGGCATGCTCCGCTGAAGAAGGTGAGCAGATGATCGAAGCTGCCCGTAAAAACGGAGTGTACCTGATGGTTGGACACAATCAGCGGTTGATGCCGCCTCATGTGAAGGCCAAAGAAATTCTCGACTCCGGCAAACTGGGCAGAGTGCTTACATTCCGCACGTCCTTTGGGCACCCCGGTCCGGAGGGCTGGAGTGTAGACGGTGCAGACAGCTGGTTTTTCCGCAAAGAAGAAGCAATCATGGGTGCGATGGGCGACCTGGGCGTACACAAATCAGACTTTATCCGTTATTTGCTGAACGACGAAGTATCCGAAGTTGCCGGCTTTATCAGCACTTTACACAAAGAAGGCACGGAAGTCGATGATAACGCAGCCTGCATCCTGCGTATGAAGAGCGGCGCCATCGGAACACTGGTTGCCAGCTGGACACAATACAGAGGCGGGGACAACAGTACCGTGTTATGGTGCGAGCATGGCGTGATGAAGATTGGTACTGTAGAGGGTGACGAAGTGATCGTAGAGCTTACGAATGGTACGGTCGAGACCTACAAAGTGGGCGCTATGGCGACCAATGAAAAACAAGTGCCGAGCGGTGTCATTGATGATTTCGTGAAATCCATCGTAACGAATACACCTCCGGCGATCTCTGGGGAAGAAGGTCTGAGATCCCTGAAAGTTATTTTGGCTGCATTCGAATCCCAGAAAACGGGGCAAATGGTCAAGCTGTAA
- a CDS encoding GntR family transcriptional regulator, which translates to MSIKEEIMNSLKNEILTLTLKPGTILSETALSERFQISRTPLRDVLKQLSRESYIDVYPKKGNLVSYIDLESVEQIIYLRSVLEKEIIKYLSTHLVLKGVHELKDILQQQKAAIHEESATEQFLRLDDAFHAALFRLAGREFLWNLIQQSNVHYERYRRLHMLRTEKLEEIWNEHQRILEYMMQKETESIDALIHHHLREDINSLYLQENFSEYIRA; encoded by the coding sequence ATGTCAATTAAAGAAGAAATTATGAATTCGCTAAAGAACGAAATTCTTACCCTGACGCTGAAACCCGGTACCATTCTAAGTGAGACCGCCTTGTCCGAACGGTTTCAGATATCAAGAACACCTTTACGCGATGTGCTGAAGCAGCTCAGCCGGGAGTCCTACATTGATGTCTATCCCAAAAAGGGCAATTTGGTCTCTTATATTGACCTGGAGTCGGTCGAACAGATTATTTACCTGCGAAGCGTTCTGGAAAAAGAGATTATCAAATATCTGTCCACTCATCTTGTACTCAAAGGCGTACATGAACTGAAAGATATTTTGCAGCAGCAGAAAGCCGCCATCCATGAAGAATCGGCCACAGAGCAGTTTCTCCGCCTGGACGATGCATTCCACGCTGCCCTGTTCAGGTTAGCCGGCCGGGAGTTCCTATGGAATCTGATTCAGCAGTCCAATGTGCATTATGAAAGATACCGCAGACTGCACATGCTGAGAACGGAGAAGCTTGAGGAAATCTGGAATGAGCATCAGCGTATCCTTGAATACATGATGCAAAAGGAAACCGAGTCCATTGATGCGTTGATTCATCACCATCTGCGGGAGGATATCAATTCGCTATACCTGCAGGAGAACTTCTCGGAGTACATCAGAGCATAA